The following proteins come from a genomic window of Deltaproteobacteria bacterium:
- the mnmA gene encoding tRNA 2-thiouridine(34) synthase MnmA — MLDNVNRVAVAMSGGVDSSAVALILRESGWEVVGVAMQVWDYRKSGNCQASCCSPDDFQDARMVASHGGFPFYVLDFEDVFEKQVIEPFVASYMRGLTPNPCLDCNKHIKFKELHRRAASFGCHKVATGHYATIRNDSNNNWALFTAADKNKDQSYFLYAMTQAELSSTLFPLGAMQKAEVRDYLARRGLSMAEKPESQDICFVSNSVPYFLEARFPNKIVGGKIVRSDGMVLGKHSGIHRYTVGQRKGLGVSATSPLYVIGLDAANNEVIVGEKAELEREGFLVRDVNWICGSPPQGDIDALVKMRYRHEGVRCRVRPVKDCGDNVFKAEVNFLNQWATVTPGQAAVFYSLESSYGDLVQVLGGGIIDR; from the coding sequence CTGTAGCCATGAGCGGCGGAGTCGATTCGTCGGCGGTCGCGTTGATTCTACGCGAGAGCGGTTGGGAGGTTGTTGGAGTTGCGATGCAGGTGTGGGACTATCGCAAGAGCGGCAATTGTCAGGCGTCTTGCTGCTCGCCGGATGATTTTCAGGATGCGCGAATGGTCGCTTCCCATGGAGGTTTCCCGTTTTACGTCCTCGATTTTGAGGATGTTTTCGAGAAGCAGGTTATTGAGCCATTTGTGGCGTCGTATATGAGAGGACTTACGCCTAATCCTTGTCTCGATTGCAATAAGCACATCAAATTTAAAGAACTTCATCGGCGGGCCGCATCTTTTGGCTGTCATAAAGTGGCAACAGGGCATTATGCCACGATAAGAAATGATAGCAATAACAATTGGGCGCTCTTTACGGCAGCGGATAAAAATAAGGATCAGAGCTATTTTCTGTATGCCATGACTCAGGCAGAGCTTTCGAGCACTCTTTTTCCGCTAGGCGCCATGCAAAAGGCGGAGGTGAGAGATTACCTAGCTAGACGAGGACTCAGCATGGCGGAAAAACCTGAAAGTCAGGATATTTGTTTCGTCAGTAATAGCGTCCCGTATTTTTTAGAGGCTCGTTTCCCAAACAAAATTGTGGGCGGAAAAATTGTTAGGAGCGATGGAATGGTATTAGGTAAACATTCTGGCATCCATCGCTATACGGTAGGGCAAAGGAAGGGCCTTGGCGTGAGTGCGACAAGTCCACTTTACGTTATCGGCCTAGATGCTGCTAATAATGAGGTCATCGTCGGGGAGAAGGCGGAACTAGAACGAGAAGGGTTTTTGGTGCGAGATGTGAATTGGATATGTGGATCGCCGCCGCAGGGAGATATTGATGCTCTAGTCAAGATGCGGTATCGCCATGAGGGAGTTCGGTGCAGAGTGAGGCCAGTTAAGGATTGTGGCGATAATGTGTTTAAGGCTGAGGTAAATTTTTTGAATCAGTGGGCAACGGTTACTCCTGGTCAGGCAGCGGTGTTTTATAGCCTAGAGTCCAGTTACGGCGATTTGGTACAGGTTCTTGGCGGTGGTATTATCGATAGATAG